The nucleotide sequence GCATAGAGTAGCAAAAACTTAAAGATGATCAGTCCTACCTCTGTAGTCTGTTCAAGTAACATCTGGTCCAGAATTGGCATGATCCAGTCCTCAAATTTGCAGTAATTGTCATTAGGGACCAGAAGGTTTCCTATCCGATTCAATCCTTTTGAACGCAGATACGATCCAGGCAAAGAAAAGTCACCCTTATATGTTGGAGCAAGGCATTTGATTAAATCTTCTTCAATGCCGCCAGCAGTTGTGACTAAAACTTCAACCTAGACGTGCCACAAAGCTATTAAAGCAAATGAACATTGACAAATGGGCATAAAAAAAGCTGCTACCATATATTACAACCTTTACTAAAGAAGCAGCAAAACATTAGAGTAAAGAAATACAAACTATCTAGTGCTTCAGAAATTTAACTGAGATATGATAAAGTCAGTTTCATGTTGGCTTGTAAATTTAGTCCCTTATTCCATTTCTTTTGGGAAAAGATTAGAAAAGAATCAACAAATAAGAGTGGACTGCATAAAGGTAGAATGCAAATAACAAGAAAAATATGGTCCAtttgtttagatgtaaactgactTCAGACGGTTCAAAGTTCAATCTTTTGGATTTAGAGAAAGAACAGTCTTGAATCCATGAAAAATGCATAAATCTTAAAGATCCTGCCAAACATGTCGAATTTGTTGGCATCAATATAGGATTCACGTGGGTTCTTGACATACTAAGAAAAACAATCACAGATTCAGTCTTGCTTTAATGGTGTTTGTACAACTTTACGTCGTGACTGAGTCATCAGCATGGCTCGGTCCGATCCAAACGGGCGAGGTCGTCTGTGTGGCTCTCGGGCTGGAGAGGGCTGGCATCAAGAGGGGCCAAGGCGCTGTTTGTCGAGCTGATCTGAGGTTGCACTGGGAGTTGTTTTTCTTTCCTTGCCGGGTTACTGCAGACAGGCTAGGGTCGGGAAGGAAAATCCTGACTCGACCTCTCTGAAGCTTAAGTTAGTATGGTGGAGTTGGGGTCAATTCGAGTGTGTTTTCGTGCCCCCTCAGAAGCTTAAGTTAGTATGGTGGAGTTGCAGTCAATTCGAGTGTGTTTTCGTTTCCCCTTGGCATTGACCAAGGGATCCATTTTTATACCTATTGTCGAGGGTCGATCGTATGGAGTTCGTTAATGGCCATCGATCCCCCGGGTGTGGGTTCTCGTCTTGCACAAGCTCGGGGTGCCACGATGGCACGGATGCACCATGTCGGCCTTGAGGTGGCTGCTGGTCGCTGCCACGTAGGTGGTGCTGAATATGCCCTATCAAATGGTAACTAAATATTGAATGGAATGGTTCTATATTCTTTGGTGTTCTTGATGTATTGTGCGTTGAACTTCCCAAGAACCTGAACCTAAACCTTCAAGAATAAAGAAGAATAGTGCCAATGACATGCACTCACCATTCGGTGCTGCACAAGAAACCGAATTATCTCCCTGATGCCAGAAGATACAAGGTTCGAAGTGAAGCCCAGAAAGATCTTGCACGTGACCGATTGCCTGTAGGCCAGATTGCGCTCTTCGTCGCTGCAATCTTCCGTGGGCGCATCATGGGAGAGCCTCCAGTCAATCTTCATTCCGTCCCAAACGATAAGCGAACGGGAAGAAAGAACAAAATTATCTCCAAGAACCGATACTTGCGGCGATTGTCAGCAAAAACTACAGGAATCCAGAGGGGGGCCTACGGGCGGGGGCTCACCATCTGATTGATGACATCGATGGCGTCGCCGAGATTGGAAGCTTGGAACCCGGTAGAGGACATGGAATCGAGGAGGCCGATGACGTCACAACCCCGGTTGAAGTCGTACCCCTGGACCCTCGGGAACCGCTTCTCCTCCAAGGATACGGAGGGCTTAAACACCACCGACCGCACCGCGTCCAGGGTTTCCCGGTCTCGCTGCCCTCCCGCGGCGCCGCCTTCCATGTCGCCTCGCTGGAAACCAAGGGTTTGGTGACAAAGGCGAGGATCCTTCTTACTCTCTGCAAGATTCGTTGCGGGCGCCGCGCCGGCGCAGAAGAGAAGGGCGATCGCATGACCAACAAGATGCGAGGACTGGAAATGGGCCAGGCTCGCTTTGGATCCGAATGAAGCCCAGTCCACGGTGGCGGCGAAGGATGGCCTCCATTTGATGAGGCCATAGTATAGCCGAGCCCGATCAGAACGTGCCCCGGCAGCGGCGGCCGCGACGACCTCCGCCGCTTCCTCGTCGTCTGGCTCTACCAGCCCTAATCAAGAGAGCCGTTTCCAGCCATTAATCCCAAGAAACCTTTCTCGTCGTGTCTAAGTAATATTTATCTAAACGAAGTCCACAATGACTTGAATCAATTAACATACATAATTAGCGGTGGCGAACTCGTAAATACGGTGCTCGTTTCCTGGAGAGTACGTATACGATCTTTGATACGAAAGAGGTATTATACATGTATTTTGGGCTTCCACGAGCGAGAGACCAAAAACCCTCCCACCACCTCTGCGCATACCCTATCGGCAACCCCTCTTCGTCGCTGCCGCCACTTCCGTGAAGCCACCGCGGTCGGCGGAGTCCTGGGAGCGGCACCTCCCGGTGACATTCACCACCTTCTCCTTGCCGCTGCAACAGAGGAAAGAAGAAGATGTCGTTCTGCCACGCCCGCGACTTCCTGTTCTGCAGCATGTGCGGAACCCTCCTCTCCTTCGATTCCCTCCACTTCGCCAGATGCCTTCTCTGTGGCTTCAAACGCGCCGCCGGgggtaacctctctctctctctctctctctctctctcctcgttcCCTTTGTCTGATTGCAAGATTGGGGCGGTCTTGCATGCACACCTGCATCTGGAGCATGTAATTGGTGCACTTGTAGGTGGTTTGCAGACAACTTGTTGCCCCTCCGTTAACCCTGGTCAACATGCAAATTCGTTTGCTTCCTCGCACAACACGAAATTACCAATCAGTTTGATAGATTGTGCAAAAAGACCTTTAGGGTTTCCAGATATTGTTGGAATCTATAACCATCAAACTAGATGTATGTTGTTCGCAATAGTCATGCATTGCATGCGGGTTACGTTCTGAGCTTTTCTGCAAGACGTTGTCCGTCGTAAAGAATGCTTTTCTAGCACCCCTTTAGAGTGCAAAAAGCTGTAATGACTCGCCACAGTtagcgtttcgaagacaactaggGCCATGACTATGATTAGTGGGTTTAGTAGAGAAGGCCTACTTGTAGGATGTTCCCGGAGCTTGCCATGATCCTTTATATTATCTACTGGTGCGAGATTCTAGGGTTCAGTGGGTCTTGAAGAGGATATAAGGAGTTTGCGCAGGGGAGAGACTGTGATGCCCAGTGGTATTACATCAGCTATGAGCTATGAAATCCATGGTTATTCTTGGAATATGCACAtaccatcttaaataattttttcacTTTTATCTTTTACATCATTTTCTTAATCTGCATAGTTCAATTTTCCTTTTATATTGCATGGTTTGTTATAATTTGAACATCTAAAATGGTCTTGTTTGAACATTGCATAATTCTGTCTGCATAAGTGTTTTGTATATTCACTTGATTCTCACAAGTATGTTCAGGAGACATCATAGTTTTTCTTTATTCATTCTTCTGTTTTATGGTCTATTTAAACTCTTGCATAGCATTGTGGAACTAATAAAGATGGCAGCACTAATATTACAATCTTAAAACTGTTTCTCAGATATTGAAGGGAGAGAAACACGGTACACAGTAACAGCTGAGGTATGTCCCACAAACTGCAGTTCTTCCGAATCAACCTGGGAACTCTTTTACCAATCGAGAGCATAATTTTTTTCCCATTCTTCCATTTGTTATGGAATATTAATCTTGATAGACATGTATCTTAGATATGTATTCAAAGCACACCCATCTGAAATTGTATTCTTCTTTGCAATTTTACTGGTTTTTGAGATGAGGTTTGTAATCCTATGATTTTAAGTTAGTTGTGGTATGTACTtagctttcttatttttctttttttttttaagcttgATATGTTGGTAAAACTAAATTTAGTAGAATAACATTTATGGAACATGATGAAGAACAGATTTGTTCATCTACAAAGTCAAAGCTGTTTTGAAAGATGCTAACTTTGAACTTAAGTGCATAAGAAGAGACTGAACAAATAGAGTAGAAAAAATGACGAAGAAAGAAGCcataatacatgagatatttcaaaATTTGTCTCATCGTGCCTTGTTCTAATTTAAAAGGAAAATTTTTTTGCTGTATTTTCATATTAGATGACCAGCATTTAAATCATGCTTCTCTTATCACACCTTTAGTTTACAAGCACTCGGTGGTCATGAGGTGGAGTCTTGTTTTCTTGATAAATAATTTGTTGTAACAAAGTTTGTGATATGATATTTCTGAAAGATTTAATCCGTTCAATTAACTAATAGGATGGGGCAATATTAACCAAGATTGTTGTTTATCTTCATATATGAAAGCATACATCCTCCAACTCTGGACACTTTAGAGCCCTGGATGATTGTTAGGTTATTTCATCTTACTATTAGAATTAAAGCAACAATTAAAGAAACAGTTACTTTTGGATGCTCAGGATACTTGACGCATATTCTACAAATGGTTGATGCTGCTTATGTCTGCCATCAAACGAGGATAATAGGCATctataatgataattttatctACGATCATTATAAGTTTTGCCAcatttttcaaaaattttcaagcattattCATTGCaagtaattttttaattataaataagcTGCACATAGTTAATAGTTACTTTGTCATGATATGTAACTGATATTTATCTTACTCTTACGAGTCGTCTTTAGGAAGGAACCTTGTACATCGAATCTTGGATGGTTTAGTATTATCTGCCGATGATTTATGAATGGTGTATCTAAAAACAGATTATGCTTATTAACCTTGTGTTAAGATTTTACTCCATTTCCCTATGTAACTCCAACAGGCAAATTTTGTCTTCCGTTTTCAGGATATTAGAAGGGAACTGAAGATTGAACCTTTTGTAATCCTCGAGAGTGCTCCGGTTGACGACGAAGCAGTCCAAAGAGCAGTTGTAAGTATCTTGTGTGTCATCTTTTAAGATCAATATGTTTCTTAAATGATTAAGGTTTGTTCTTTTGCAACTTGGGTGATCATGGTTCGAGTAATGGAAATAACCCCTTACTAATAGGGGTAATGTCGCATATAATATATCCAAAGCCCGTATTTGAGGGAGCCATGTGCATTGATCCTTCCCTTTCTGCTCGTTTTCTTCATTTGAATCACACATAGGCCATGATTCACTTTTTGTGTAATAGGTTAATGAAGAATGCCCACAGTGCCGTCATCCTCAACTTGAATATTATACCAAACaggtaaattatcatctcattgaTCATATTTCTGTGATCATTTCCAAATATGTTTGAACTTTTAACCACTTATCATATAATTTGCAGTTACGATCAGCCGATGAAGGGCAGACGGTCTTTTACGAGTGTCCGCAATGCAGACACAAGTTTTCAATTAACACATAGGAAAGCATGTTCACAAAGcttaagattttattttgatGTACTTCATCTAAATTTTGATATCTCTTGAGTGGAGTCTTTGCTATGGAGTCCTGATGATTCTTTTTCGATATATTCTTTTAGGACAAAGAAACTTCTTGGCTTTGTAGTAAGAATCATATACATCAACTATCATCTGAAAGATAATACTGTGTTGTGGCTGTATCATCAATCCTCCAACACTTCTTGATGGCCCAAATGCACACACAGCTTATGCAGATATAATAATACTGTCAGGCTAAATCTACATAGGCATTCAAACTGGTTAGTCGAGAGATATCAAGAAGTTGTTCCAATCAAGGAAATTTTCATATCACAATAGACCTATTAGATGGAAATATAAACTTGCAAGCTAATTCGGAATTAGGGATGTTTAAATCAAATTGATTGAAAATTAGTTCGGTGTGTCTAAATAGGTTGATGTTTATATGAATTGATTTTAATTCGatagtattattttttttattcgatTAATCGGTTgattttcatttaaaaaatattagaacCAAATTTTACAAATAATATAAACCTAACTTTATAAATCTTAACATGTCGATCTAATTGGATCAAAATTTTGATTGATTAAACCAAATCAATTCATAGAATCAAAcaagttcatttaaaaaatacacaattttaaaattacttaaaattataaataaattaacAGATTCAATTAGATAAATCCAAACAGGAAAACCGATTCAGTTCAAACAATGTGACCATGTTCATGTACATGTAGCAAAATGTGCCGAGGACAGTCCGTTAATTCCAAGTTCAAGCTGCACAATTGTGAAAATAAGAATACACCAATGCTCGATCTCGTGCAGAATAAGAGGTTAATTCATGCCAACAATGGAAGAAGATACGAGGCTGAAGCAATGACATACAACATTGGCCATTACATACCAGTGTAACATCTAAGGCACTTCCGCAACTCTATACACAGCTAAAGCTAGCATTTATTTGGATCAATTCTCCAACTTGATTTTTAAATTCTCGCCTCCTTTGTATTTAACAACCCTTTTCGGGAGTTTGACGAGTATGGTTCGTCCAGAATCATGACCCTCCATTAGTAGTCTCCCGATCTTGGCCCTCCATTCATTGCTGAACCTTTCGTATTTTTTGTCATGCACAACCCTGTCGCAGTAGTTCAGCATTGTCCCCAGCCCGCAATTAGGAGTCCAGCCATACTCCTCCAGCACACGCGCCTCTCCCTTGGTCAAGTCATCTCCAACCTAAACACCAGAACGGAAATTAGGTGCAAAGGTTTTAAGGACACAAGTCATTTCTTCATCGACACACACTATCGGGGTATCTGGCTTTTCATTAACTTGTAAGACTACCTGAAATCTCAGATGTTAGAGAAACAGAAGCTACCACGTGTAATTCTGGTTGGCTCATGTTAATAACTCACTCGTGTGCAGAATCCTTGTCAGGTTTCTGATTACAATAAAATCAGACCGACCGGGCAGCATAGCAGAGTAAAATAATTCAATTTTTTcttccaagaaaaagaaaaaaaataaagcaaaagtTAGAACATATTAAGCAGCAATTAGATTGATACACTATATAGGTCTGGATCATGTAAGGTCTGGATCATGTAAGTTCAGCACCTCAAGTAGCTACTAAAGAACACTGGGCATGTTAGAGAGGAGAGAATGGGTTGGTCTTACCAATAAAGGTTTGTTCTCAATGAGAGTGGTCCTGCTACAGATGGTGAGCTTCATTGCCGTCACCAACCTCTTGATCTGCCAGTCAACTGGCAAAGAATCCACAAGCTCAAAGAAATATGTGGCATAACCATATTCTGGGCGCTCCAGAACTATTCTGTATCAGAAGTAACATCAAGGTAATACTGAATTTCCATTGAGTGGCCATCAAATCCGAGCATTTACAAAGACAACATCCAAGCAAGAACATTCACCTATTATGCAtttgaaaaacaaaaataaatgatTGCAGATCCCTACACCATCCCCATTCCACTGGACTATTACGAAACTGAAGATATCGAGTCTGAGATGTAAAACATAGTCAGAGATAACTACGTAAATAAAAACCAGAAAACCATTATAAGTAAAAACTACGATGGGAAATGATAAACCAAATAATAAAGAAACTCCAAACCTGTTCGATCAAAGAAATTAAGCAAGATAAACAATAAACAGCCTTTGATCCCTTCATGTGGCGTGCCACTGAAAACTTGAATAGAGAAGCTTGTGAAGAAAATATCTGAAATAGAAAAGGCTCAAGAAATGAGTAAATCATTCACATAGAACATATGGAACTTCAAAGGGAAAACCAAGAAAAAATTCCATTTGCCTTCATAAAATATAGTTCTAATGTGCTTTATTAACATGTGGAATGAAGACTTTGTAATATCAGTTAAGCGAAATAAAGAGGAAGTTAGGAGGAGGTTATATGAGGTAAATGATCCACTTATTTTCAGAAAGCCTGACAATGTGATGATATACAACCATGCCCCACAAGTAAGAGTATCCATATATGTATATTTTGGTGGTTTATTTCACGAATAATTGCAGAAAGATAATATGGTATATGCTAACAGAAATTGAGCCATGCATCAGATATAGTCCTTGAAAGATTTTATGCTAACCTTAGTAATTACAGTTTCAAGCTCTTCAAAGTTGTCATCTGACGAAGAGATCTCCAGTGCTTCATCATCTTCAGCAGCTCCATAAAGCTTGATCTCATCGATTGTTATTCCTTTGTCCAATAAAACCTATCCAAAGACCATTATCTCATATTAAAAATGTTCATATGACAATTTTTAAAATgtattcattttcaaaattacctgCAGAAGCCCTGGAGCATCTTCCTCGAGTGCTCTTTCTACTGAATCCCTGCATAATTTTGTTTTTATAGACCGCACTTAACAAAAATGTTCATCAAATTTGCACGGAAGAGAAATATGATAAGGATCATCACTCACGTTGcagtcttcttccttttcctacGAAGAGAAAAATTGTTAACTTGAGCATTTGGAGTATTGACTGGTTCACATTTTTTATTCTGTGGCAGAAACTGTTGTGAGTTgttcatgttgttgttgttgtacttCAAGTAAGAAACTACTCCGCAAGCCAGCATCTCAGGTTTTGGAGAAATCACATCAGCTTGCATGTCCTTGGAGAAATCATCAGCATATTCCTTCTTGACCTCTGTTCTTGAAATATGAGCCTCTGGAAAGTAGGAATTTCTAAGACAGGATAACTAAATCACTGCACAAAATTTGAAAGCCTTCACAAAATCTATTGACAAAACTTGACTTAGATAGATAGCCTACCAGTATTATTCACATGTACATTTTCAGTTATAGATGCATGATGGGAGCACCTATTTCCGACTTGCTCGATCAAACTTCTTTTGTGTAAGAAAACATTTTCTTGTCTGTTACTGCCTTTTCGTGAACAGGCACTATTAAAAAACTTCGAAGAATTTGAATTTAGGGGTAAATCCTTCTTAAGGGATGGTTGTTCTGAACATAAAGAATTTATTGTGGTCTTTCTTTGTGAATTACAGCAGTCAGATGAAAGCAGATCTTTACAATGCTTGTCTGTCAGTGAGTATTCAGTATGTTTTTTGGTCTTTGCAGAATAACCACTTTGGCAAGACCTCGTAGGTTT is from Musa acuminata AAA Group cultivar baxijiao chromosome BXJ1-6, Cavendish_Baxijiao_AAA, whole genome shotgun sequence and encodes:
- the LOC135676125 gene encoding DNA-directed RNA polymerase I subunit RPA12-like, yielding MSFCHARDFLFCSMCGTLLSFDSLHFARCLLCGFKRAAGDIEGRETRYTVTAEDIRRELKIEPFVILESAPVDDEAVQRAVVNEECPQCRHPQLEYYTKQLRSADEGQTVFYECPQCRHKFSINT
- the LOC135676124 gene encoding deoxyhypusine synthase-like: MEGGAAGGQRDRETLDAVRSVVFKPSVSLEEKRFPRVQGYDFNRGCDVIGLLDSMSSTGFQASNLGDAIDVINQMIDWRLSHDAPTEDCSDEERNLAYRQSVTCKIFLGFTSNLVSSGIREIIRFLVQHRMVEVLVTTAGGIEEDLIKCLAPTYKGDFSLPGSYLRSKGLNRIGNLLVPNDNYCKFEDWIMPILDQMLLEQTTENVVWTPSKVIARLGKEINDESSYLYWAYKNNVSVYCPALTDGSLGDMLYCHSVRNPGLLIDIVQDIRAMNGEAVHVGLRKTGVIILGGGLPKHHICNANMFRNGADYAVYVNTAQEFDGSDSGAEPDEAISWGKIKGSAKTIKVHCDATIAFPLLVAATFARKFQERNNKLA